Part of the Clostridium sporogenes genome, AGAATAGTTTTATATTTTTTTTTAGTCTAGATATATTTTTTATATTATACATTAACTTCCTTCATTAATTTTATTTTATCTTCAGTGAATTTTTCATAAGAAGTTTTTTCTTTATTCAGTGTAAAGGTATCTTTTTTCTCATATATTATTTCCCCATCTTTTTTTATACTTAATACCCCACTAAAATTAAACATAAATTAAGACTCCTTTCCTAAATCGAACATGTGTTCAAGTATATTTTAATATGTTTTAATAAAATTTGCAAGTTTTTATAATTAAATTACTTTATGTGAAAATTATTACATATTTATTCTGAAAATGTAATTGTCTGCATACAGAATTTAAGGACAAGTATTTACTTTTTTAGACAAAATAAAAAGCTAACAAACATATACGAGCTACATGTAGTTATAAACATAACATCATGAAATCTCTATATATTTGTTAGCTTTACATATCTGCATTTTAATCTCAGATAATTAATTTTTAGTGTATTTAGTGTATTTTATTTATTTGGATTGAAATCAAAGCCAGCTTCTTTTAATTTTCTAGATAAATCAGCTTCTTTTTCTAGCTCTTTATTTCTTTCCTCTAGCTCTTTAATATAATTTATCATTTGTTCTCTGGTTATTCCATTTGGAAATATGTTCTTATCTAATTCAAATTCATAATTATTTCCATCTATATTAGCTTCAGAAATTATACCATTTCTATTTTCAGATCTCCCTAAAATATAATCTACGGAGCAATTAA contains:
- a CDS encoding helix-turn-helix domain-containing protein, which encodes MAEIKDRLKCERLRKDLNQTELAKFLNVSKQTVSNWENGNRIPDTLTLSKLADFFNCSVDYILGRSENRNGIISEANIDGNNYEFELDKNIFPNGITREQMINYIKELEERNKELEKEADLSRKLKEAGFDFNPNK